A segment of the Streptomyces pactum genome:
GAGTCACAGCTTCGCCGTCGAGGTGGACGGGATGCGGGTGCTGGTGGACACCGGCATCGGAAACGGGAAGCGGCGCGCCAACCCCGCCTGGCACAACCTGAACAGCGACTACGAAGCACGGCTACGGGCGGCGGGCTTCGCGCCGGAGAGCGTTGACGTCGTGGTCCTGACCCACCTCCACGCCGACCACGTGGGATGGAACACGCGTGCCGAGGGCGACGCCTGGGTGCCCACCTTCCCGAACGCGCGCTATCTCGCCTCGCGTACCGAGTGGGACTACTGGGCGGGTGTCGACATGGAGGAGGCACGTCGGCAGATGTTCCGGGACTCGGTCCATCCCGTCCGGGAAGCAGGTCTGTTCGACCTCATCGATGTCGCGGACGAGGGCACGGACGTCGCGCCGGGCATCCGTCTGCTTCCCACCCCCGGCCACACGCCGGGGCAGGTAGCGGTGGAACTGAGCAGCCGTGGCGAGACCGCACTGGTCACCGGCGACAGCATCCACCACCCGGTCCAGATGGCGCATCCGGAGCTCAGTAGCTGTGTGGACATCGCTCCCGAACTCGCGGCCAGGACCCGGAACCAGGTGCTCGACTCACTGGCCGGTACGTCGGCTCTCCTGCTCGGAAGCCATTTCCCGCAGCCGACCGCCGGACACGTGCGACGCGAGGACGGCGGGTACCGACTGGTCCCGGCTCCCTCAGGGGCCACGCCCATCGGCGGCTGAAGCGGATCGAAGC
Coding sequences within it:
- a CDS encoding MBL fold metallo-hydrolase — translated: MFTSSKTTESTTSPAPSWTVGDHTVRRIDEVVLPAGTGPWLLPGATTDLVSRTPWLSPEFADGQGVLRLASHSFAVEVDGMRVLVDTGIGNGKRRANPAWHNLNSDYEARLRAAGFAPESVDVVVLTHLHADHVGWNTRAEGDAWVPTFPNARYLASRTEWDYWAGVDMEEARRQMFRDSVHPVREAGLFDLIDVADEGTDVAPGIRLLPTPGHTPGQVAVELSSRGETALVTGDSIHHPVQMAHPELSSCVDIAPELAARTRNQVLDSLAGTSALLLGSHFPQPTAGHVRREDGGYRLVPAPSGATPIGG